A genomic window from Nicotiana sylvestris chromosome 11, ASM39365v2, whole genome shotgun sequence includes:
- the LOC138881573 gene encoding uncharacterized protein, translating into MGRKSCVRRWWRFRQYHSSKEVAAESVASAMSGPSFSLFSDSQSPLSRNPSSSHVENTTENVELEGGKGKNINVASVDETPYLSLPDTNSEPVIGDVPVTDKGKETQPVDVDCSDDSQLKKRKIGVAPKKIKLMFCLSFALDDFVRDLVFRPVDSGGEKQVWKEWDHYKPKVDWDTNCHVIHQLKANLSKRQLRLFKKTCFGYFLDLPPVIVQIRVMHHLLMREVHHEVKNEMRFVVNDSRLRFGLSEFALVIGLKCKGGTSIESIAENRLISKYFGTASVTFAQLADCFKKKKWETNDDALKIAVLYFVNSFLFSQLKTNAISRSYIDLVESGDFNNYPWGIDVYKATIDSCSNKFQDKPSFYRLGGFPLALQTWLYECCPSLDGHFADHLGNNKLPRILKWAVMGQIPNERVALQMCSLQRKHLKNITPTDDEKKQFDVCGLSFEIEVECTDSQPSQPDSFQVFGTQLPKTQRNKFEEVLAAIGRQSVKPEGNSAHKQQDDDLRSAPFVNEHDFGLDSNFELFAFAIDQITAITQQTTYKQSSHDVKKSGPAPLPSGIPVQTRANVVVESNTAPQACRVDGVGQVDVGGSNVNLPSAPCRHGGDLHLDSDFEYTDSQLDLIVAITQGGRRNVNQSGNDLTTRVVNKSKPDQSVSRNIVQIQTDVETTSAVLTRKRCPAAVKQSPYRNDWQSGVSAVGGSLKVIKGRFPFVNDISETVDFKLTTAFSNFVEENMQLGECVFVSMEVYLPGDQKLEPCFDFEVEQIDDKTFFHTLNYSGRPLSSSHLNIIFYYLRKKAKYGINMPIKVTTTNTLFNNIIQRVFTEFVKGGKQDHLIDRSDDIMEYMKGFRMHCNTPWHQVDHVLFSINLAEIWHWILGCVSFHKRCFYVYDSLCSRKHKKAIQKVAKAYAVLIPLFLVSIEFYNQRSDIVVENGLHMGKKLTDPFDIELITNLPTQQNSDCGVYVACFAEYIIEDLPIPVANFDVDGLRARFSILLWHYGRNKQLHGESSESEAPVAPKKTRGKKRKK; encoded by the exons ATGGGTCGGAAGAGTTGTGTGCGTAGATGGTGGCGCTTTAGACAATATCATTCTTCAAAAGAAGTAGCTGCTGAATCCGTTGCCTCAGCCATGTCTGGGCctagtttttccttattttctgatTCTCAATCTCCACTTAGTCGTAACCCTAGCAGTAGTCATGTTGAAAACACAACTGAAAATGTAGAATTAGAGGGTGGAAAAGGCAAAAATATTAATGTCGCGTCAGTCGATGAAACTCCCTACCTGTCATTACCCGACACAAATTCCGAACCAGTCATAGGAGATGTTCCTGTGACTGATaagggaaaag AGACTCAACCAGTAGATGTTGATTGTAGCGATGATTCTCAGTTAAAGAAGAGAAAAATTGGTGTCGCACCCAAGAAG ATTAAATTAATGTTCTGCTTGAG CTTTGCATTAGATGATTTTGTACGTGATCTAGTGTTTAGGCCAGTTGATAGTGGTGGGGAGAAGCAAGTATGGAAGGAATGGGACC ATTATAAACCAAAGGTTGATTGGGATACCAATTGCCatgttattcatcaattgaaagcGAATTTATCAAAGCGGCAACTTCGACTGTTTAAGAAAACATGCTTTGGCTATTTTTTGGATCTGCCACCAGTGATTGTGCAGATTCGTGTTATGCACCATTTGCTTATGAGAGAAGTACATCATGAGGTTAAAAATGAGATGCGGTTTGTAGTGAATGATTCTAGGTTGCGGTTTGGATTGAGTGAATTTGCACTTGTTATTGGGTTGAAATGTAAGGGTGGTACAAGTATAGAGAGCATAGCAGAAAAtaggttgatttcaaaatattttgggacTGCATCCGTGACATTTGCCCAACTAGCAGACTGttttaagaagaagaaatgggaaaCGAATGATGATGCGTTGAAGATAGCAGTTCTGTATTTTGTCAACAGTTTCTTATTTTCTCAACTCAAAACAAATGCTATTTCACGGTCTTACATTGACTTGGTTGAGTCTGGTGATTTTAATAATTATCCCTGGGGTATAGATGTTTATAAAGCTACAATTGACTCGTGTTCCAACAAGTTTCAAGATAAGCCTTCTTTTTATAGACTTGGTGGCTTCCCGTTGGCTTTACAGACTTGGTTGTATGAATGCTGCCCAAGTTTGGATGGTCACTTTGCTGATCATCTTGGAAACAACAAACTTCCACGAATTTTGAAATGGGCAGTCATGGGTCAAATCCCGAATGAGCGAGTTGCTTTGCAAATGTGTAGCTTGCAACGCAAACAT TTAAAGAACATCACCCCAACTGATGATGAGAAGAAACAATTTGATGTGTGTGGTCTAAGCTTTGAAATTGAAGTTGAGTGCACTGACAGCCAACCCAGCCAGCCCGATAGCTTTCAGGTTTTTGGCACTCAATTACCAAAGACACAAA GGAACAAGTTTGAGGAGGTGCTTGCAGCTATTGGTAGGCAGTCAGTGAAACCAGAGGGAAATTCAGCG CACAAGCAACAGGATGATGATTTGCGTTCTG CCCCCTTCGTAAATGAGCATGATTTTGGTTTGGATTCTAACTTTGAACTATTTGCATTTGCAATTGATCAAATCACCGCTATTACACAACAAACAACATATAAGCAGTCATCTCATGATGTTAAAAAGTCGGGTCCTGCTCCGCTGCCATCAGGAATCCCTGTACAGACACGAGCAAATGTTGTTGTTGAGTCTAATACTGCTCCACAGG CATGTCGGGTTGATGGTGTTGGTCAAGTGGATGTTGGTGGAAGTAATGTGAATTTGCCTTCTG CTCCATGTCGACACGGGGGTGATCTTCACTtggattctgattttgaatataCTGATTCTCAACTTGATCTAATTGTTGCCATTACACAAGGAGGGAGACGTAATGTAAATCAATCTGGAAATGATTTGACAACTCGTGTTGTAAATAAGTCTAAACCTGATCAGTCGGTATCAAGAAATATTGTTCAGATACAAACAGATGTTGAAACTACTTCTGCAGTTTTAACACGAAAAAGGTGCCCCGCAGCTGTAAAACAGTCACCGTATAGGAATGACTGGCAATCTGGTGTTAGTGCAGTTGGGGGATCCTTGAAGGTTATCAAAGGAAGATTTCCATTTGTAAATGACATTTCAGAGACGGTTGATTTTAAGCTTACGACTGCATTCTCAAACTTTGTTGAAGAAAATATGCAATTGGGAGAATGCGTATTCGTTTCCAT GGAAGTGTATTTACCTGGTGATCAAAAGCTAGAGCCTTGTTTTGACTTTGAAGTTGAACAGATTGATGATAAGACGTTTTTCCATACCTTAAACTATTCTGGCAGGCCGCTCTCTAGTTCG CACTTGAATATTATATTCTACTATCTTAGGAAGAAGGCGAAATATGGAATTAATATGCCAATCAAAGTCACAACTACAAATACTCTTTTTAATAATATCATTCAAAGGGTTTTCACAGAATTTGTAAAAGGTGGGAAACAAGATCATTTGATTGATAGATCAGACGATATCATGGAGTACATGAAAGGATTTAGAATGCATTGTAACACTCCATGGCACCAGGTTGATCATGTCCTTTTTTCAATTAATTTGGCAGAAATTTGGCATTGGATATTGGGGTGTGTGTCATTCCACAAGAGATGTTTTTATGTATATGATTCGCTATGTAGTCGAAAGCACAAAAAAGCTATTCAGAAAGTGGCAAAGGCTTATGCTGTGTTGATCCCCCTATTTCTAGTTAGTATTGAATTTTATAACCAAAGAAGTGACATTGTAGTAGAAAATGGTCTGCACATGGGAAAGAAGTTGACTGATCCTTTTGATATTGAACTGATTACAAATCTGCCAACACAGCAAAATTC AGATTGTGGAGTATATGTTGCTTGCTTTGCAGAGTATATTATTGAAGATCTTCCAATCCCTGTTGCCAATTTTGATGTGGATGGTCTTCGAGCTAGGTTTAGTATATTGTTGTGGCACTATGGGAGGAACAAGCAGTTGCATGGCGAATCAAGTGAATCTGAGGCTCCAGTAGCACCTAAAAAGACTCGTGGAAAGAAACGCAAGAAGTAG
- the LOC104246310 gene encoding uncharacterized protein isoform X1, with amino-acid sequence MKEESDATVVCCSFPAGNLLFYKLSLDGLDGFKVEVHPNFNFTLSDCNSLPNSLVLDDIDLEILAYAITAARPLVSNSTLYWFTNDLHYLYGYDFTKEKWFRSTSLKQDLFRSTSWEREIHRESPVPVLVELSSTSFLVIALLSSGKLGVASLSVYKTTDTLDVSVGACQIISVDPYFLPRDGMVAIAVDSVEEPVKKKGSTIKDERPQRMKGQSPHASCEKEMQLE; translated from the exons ATGAAAGAGGAAAGTGATGCGACAGTTGTATGTTGCTCATTTCCGGCAGGTAAtttactattttacaaactcagtcTAGATGGTCTAGATGGTTTCAAAGTTGAAGTTCATCCCAACTTTAATTTCACATTATCAGATTGCAACTCTTTGCCCAATTCGCTTGTATTGGATGACATTGACCTTGAGATACTAGCCTATGCGATCACCGCTGCACGCCCGCTTGTAAGCAACTCAACATTGTATTGGTTCACCAATGACCTGCACTACTTGTATGGATATGATTTTACCAAGGAAAAATGGTTTAGATCAACAAGTCTTAAACAGGATTTATTTAGATCAACAAGTTGGGAAAGGGAAATTCATAGGGAATCTCCAGTTCCAGTTTTGGTTGAGCTGTCTAGTACATCTTTCCTGGTGATTGCTCTTTTATCTTCGGGAAAATTGGGGGTGGCTTCCCTTTCTGTCTACAAAACAACAGACACTTTAGATGTGTCCGTGGGGGCATGCCAAATTATATCTGTTGATCCTTATTTCCTTCCTCGTGATGGGATGGTGGCAAT CGCTGTCGACAGTGTTGAAGAGCCAGTGAAGAAAAAGGGTTCTACCATCAAAGACGAAAGACCACAGAGGATGAAGGGGCAGTCGCCCCATGCATCATGCGAGAAAGAAATGCAACTTGAGTAG
- the LOC104246310 gene encoding uncharacterized protein isoform X2, whose amino-acid sequence MKEESDATVVCCSFPADCNSLPNSLVLDDIDLEILAYAITAARPLVSNSTLYWFTNDLHYLYGYDFTKEKWFRSTSLKQDLFRSTSWEREIHRESPVPVLVELSSTSFLVIALLSSGKLGVASLSVYKTTDTLDVSVGACQIISVDPYFLPRDGMVAIAVDSVEEPVKKKGSTIKDERPQRMKGQSPHASCEKEMQLE is encoded by the exons ATGAAAGAGGAAAGTGATGCGACAGTTGTATGTTGCTCATTTCCGGCAG ATTGCAACTCTTTGCCCAATTCGCTTGTATTGGATGACATTGACCTTGAGATACTAGCCTATGCGATCACCGCTGCACGCCCGCTTGTAAGCAACTCAACATTGTATTGGTTCACCAATGACCTGCACTACTTGTATGGATATGATTTTACCAAGGAAAAATGGTTTAGATCAACAAGTCTTAAACAGGATTTATTTAGATCAACAAGTTGGGAAAGGGAAATTCATAGGGAATCTCCAGTTCCAGTTTTGGTTGAGCTGTCTAGTACATCTTTCCTGGTGATTGCTCTTTTATCTTCGGGAAAATTGGGGGTGGCTTCCCTTTCTGTCTACAAAACAACAGACACTTTAGATGTGTCCGTGGGGGCATGCCAAATTATATCTGTTGATCCTTATTTCCTTCCTCGTGATGGGATGGTGGCAAT CGCTGTCGACAGTGTTGAAGAGCCAGTGAAGAAAAAGGGTTCTACCATCAAAGACGAAAGACCACAGAGGATGAAGGGGCAGTCGCCCCATGCATCATGCGAGAAAGAAATGCAACTTGAGTAG